In Phoenix dactylifera cultivar Barhee BC4 chromosome 11, palm_55x_up_171113_PBpolish2nd_filt_p, whole genome shotgun sequence, the following are encoded in one genomic region:
- the LOC103714988 gene encoding anaphase-promoting complex subunit 10 translates to MATESDGEEDTAGKLTGSRHLDVDDDLREMAKKAAWSVSSCKPGNGVLALRDDNLDTYWQSDGAQPHLVNIQFQKKVKLQLLVLYVDFNVDESYTPSKISIRAGDGFHNLKEIKTVELVKPVGWVHIPLSGTDPRETFIHTFMLQLAVLSNHLNGRDTHVRQIKIYGPRPNPVPHQPFHFISKEFITYSTLR, encoded by the exons ATGGCGACGGAGTCCGACGGCGAGGAGGATACGGCAGGGAAGCTAACGGGGAGCCGGCACCTGGACGTCGACGACGATCTCCGGGAAATGGCCAAGAAGGCCGCCTGGAGCGTCAGCTCCTGCAAGCCCGGCAATGGCGTCCTCGCCCTCCGTGACGACAACCTCGACACCTACTGGCA ATCGGATGGAGCTCAGCCCCATTTGGTGAATATCCAGTTCCAGAAGAAGGTTAAGCTGCAA CTTCTGGTTCTCTATGTGGATTTCAATGTTGATGAGAGCTACACGCCGAGCAAGATCTCTATTCGTGCTGGCGATGGTTTCCACAACCTGAAG GAGATAAAAACTGTGGAGCTCGTGAAGCCAGTTGGTTGGGTTCACATACCTTTATCTGGAACTGATCCTCG TGAGACATTTATTCACACTTTCATGCTCCAACTTGCGGTTTTGTCCAATCACTTAAATGGGAGGGACACACATGTGCGCCAGATCAAAATATATGGGCCTCGTCC GAACCCTGTTCCCCatcaaccatttcattttatttcGAAGGAATTCATCACCTATTCAACTCTTAGATAG